The following proteins come from a genomic window of Macadamia integrifolia cultivar HAES 741 unplaced genomic scaffold, SCU_Mint_v3 scaffold262, whole genome shotgun sequence:
- the LOC122066873 gene encoding peptidyl-tRNA hydrolase, mitochondrial isoform X1 codes for MLGRFSRRWFCTASPRPWLFIGLGNPGEKYQGTRHNVGFELIDAFAESQGITMDKVQCKALFGQGFVGDVPVLLAKPQTYMNLSGESTGPLAAYFKLPLNRVLVFFDDMDLPCGVLRLQPKGGHGSHNGVKFPLIRLKSVIYHFRGNREFGRLRIGIGRPPGQMDPKAFLLQKPNAGARARIDTALQEGVDALKLLLSKGFTESARCFNREQKYKHIRLQTLPT; via the exons ATGCTTGGAAGGTTTTCAAGGCGTTGGTTTTGCACTGCTTCTCCTCGACCATGGCTGTTTATCGGCCTAGGCAACCCTGGTGAGAAATACCAAGGAACAAGGCACAAT GTAGGATTTGAGCTGATCGATGCGTTCGCCGAATCACAAGGTATTACGATGGATAAGGTTCAGTGCAAAGCCCTCTTTGGTCAAG GTTTCGTTGGCGATGTGCCGGTTCTCCTTGCGAAGCCGCAGACATATATGAATTTGAGTGGGGAATCC ACTGGACCACTTGCAGCATATTTTAAGCTACCACTGAATCGTGTGCTGGTG TTTTTTGATGACATGGATTTGCCCTGTGGAGTGCTTCGTCTACAACCCAAAGGAGGACATGGAAGTCATAATGG TGTGAAATTCCCATTAATCAGGCTGAAGAGTGTAATCTATCATTTTCGTGGGAATAGGGAATTTGGTCGGCTAAGAATTG GTATCGGAAGACCTCCGGGACAAATGGATCCCAAGGCTTTTTTGCTCCAAAAGCCAAATGCAGGGGCCCGTGCACGA ATTGACACTGCTTTGCAAGAAGGGGTTGATGCATTGAAGCTCCTCCTATCCAAAGGTTTTACGGAGAGTGCTAGATGCTTCAACAGAGAGCAGAAATACAAGCATATAAGGCTGCAGACATTACCAACTTGA
- the LOC122066873 gene encoding peptidyl-tRNA hydrolase, mitochondrial isoform X2, whose amino-acid sequence MLGRFSRRWFCTASPRPWLFIGLGNPGEKYQGTRHNVGFELIDAFAESQGITMDKVQCKALFGQGFVGDVPVLLAKPQTYMNLSGESTGPLAAYFKLPLNRVLVFFDDMDLPCGVLRLQPKGGHGSHNGLKSVIYHFRGNREFGRLRIGIGRPPGQMDPKAFLLQKPNAGARARIDTALQEGVDALKLLLSKGFTESARCFNREQKYKHIRLQTLPT is encoded by the exons ATGCTTGGAAGGTTTTCAAGGCGTTGGTTTTGCACTGCTTCTCCTCGACCATGGCTGTTTATCGGCCTAGGCAACCCTGGTGAGAAATACCAAGGAACAAGGCACAAT GTAGGATTTGAGCTGATCGATGCGTTCGCCGAATCACAAGGTATTACGATGGATAAGGTTCAGTGCAAAGCCCTCTTTGGTCAAG GTTTCGTTGGCGATGTGCCGGTTCTCCTTGCGAAGCCGCAGACATATATGAATTTGAGTGGGGAATCC ACTGGACCACTTGCAGCATATTTTAAGCTACCACTGAATCGTGTGCTGGTG TTTTTTGATGACATGGATTTGCCCTGTGGAGTGCTTCGTCTACAACCCAAAGGAGGACATGGAAGTCATAATGG GCTGAAGAGTGTAATCTATCATTTTCGTGGGAATAGGGAATTTGGTCGGCTAAGAATTG GTATCGGAAGACCTCCGGGACAAATGGATCCCAAGGCTTTTTTGCTCCAAAAGCCAAATGCAGGGGCCCGTGCACGA ATTGACACTGCTTTGCAAGAAGGGGTTGATGCATTGAAGCTCCTCCTATCCAAAGGTTTTACGGAGAGTGCTAGATGCTTCAACAGAGAGCAGAAATACAAGCATATAAGGCTGCAGACATTACCAACTTGA